A region from the Diorhabda sublineata isolate icDioSubl1.1 chromosome X, icDioSubl1.1, whole genome shotgun sequence genome encodes:
- the LOC130450739 gene encoding fumarylacetoacetase-like produces MKHFTLELFNLHKSKYKGNYFLSKVTMRSFLKYCKFSDFPIENLPYGIFTAPGKLKPRIGVAIADSILDLNEVFDGPELKKHQHVFKESTLNRFMGLTPKAWKEARNTIQNILSEDNPVLQNDDILRKKAFTRQSEAKMHLPAQIGDFTDFSSSIHHAKNAGNIFRGKENAIATNWKHLPVAYHCRASTVVISGTPIHRPYGQAVLEDGGHPVFGPSKLMDYELEMAFFVGGTNNLGEPIKVENAQDHIFGFVIMNDWSARDILSWEYVPLGPFVSKNFSTTISPWVVTTFALEPFKTDNYPQEPEPLPYLRHSDNFNYDIHLQVDVTPKGDTMSRTVCRSNFKNLYWTPKQQLAHHTITGCKMNPGDLLGSGTISGESPESFGSTLELAWKGTKPRNLLDGSQNKFLQDGDTVTMTAVCKGDTYNIGFGTCVGTLLPPKNNY; encoded by the exons ATGAAGCATTTTACATTAGAATTATTCAATTTACATAAATCCAAATAcaaaggaaattattttttaagcaaaGTCACTATGAGAAGCTTCCTTAAATACTGTAAATTTTCTGATTTTCCCATAGAGAATCTCCCTTATGGTATTTTTACTGCACCCGGTAAG ctcAAACCTAGAATAGGGGTCGCCATAGCGGATTCTATATTAgatttaaatgaagtttttgaCGGTCCCgaattaaaaaaacatcaacatGTTTTTAAAGAA tcGACATTAAATCGTTTCATGGGGTTAACTCCCAAAGCTTGGAAAGAAGCTAGGAACACTATACAAAATATCCTTTCAGAGGACAATCCAGTTCTCCAAAACGATGATATTCTTAGAAAAAA agcTTTTACGAGGCAATCCGAAGCTAAGATGCACCTACCAGCCCAAATCGGGGATTTCACTGACTTTTCCTCGTCCATACATCACGCGAAAAACgctggaaatatttttagagGGAAAGAAAACGCAATAGCGACAAATTG GAAGCATCTTCCAGTGGCTTATCATTGTCGAGCAAGTACCGTGGTCATATCTGGTACTCCAATTCATAGACCATATGGACAAGCAGTGCTAGAAGATG GTGGACATCCAGTATTTGGTCCAAGTAAACTAATGGATTACGAACTAGAGATGGCGTTTTTCGTTGGTGGAACCAATAATTTAGGGGAACCCATCAAAGTAGAAAATGCTCAAGATCATATTTTCGGTTTCGTTATAATGAACGACTGGAGTg CTAGAGATATATTATCATGGGAATACGTACCACTAGGACCATtcgtttctaaaaattttagtaCCACAATCTCTCCATGGGTAGTTACAACATTTGCTCTGGAACCTTTCAAAACTGATAATTACCCACAGGAGCCAGAACCTTTACCATACCTAAGACATAGTGACAATTTTAATTACGATATTCATCTTCAAGTTGATGTAACAC cgAAAGGAGATACTATGTCCAGAACTGTATGTcgttcaaatttcaaaaatttgtactGGACGCCCAAACAACAGCTCGCTCATCATACCATAACTGGTTGTAAAATGAATCCTGGTGATCTACTAGGCAGCGGCACCATTAGCGGAGAA TCACCCGAATCTTTCGGTTCCACATTAGAATTAGCTTGGAAGGGAACGAAACCTCGAAATCTATTAGACGGATCTCAAAATAAATTCCTACAAGATGGCGATACTGTCACAATGACAGCCGTTTGTAAAGGAGATACCTACAATATCGGTTTCGGTACATGCGTTGGTACTTTACTGCCAcccaaaaacaattattaa
- the LOC130450866 gene encoding fumarylacetoacetase-like, giving the protein MKSFLKYSKSCDFPIENLPYGVFSTPEKTNPRIGVAIADSILDLSEVSHLFTGPELKSNQHVFKAPTLNLLMGLSPKAWKEARETIQSILSENNKILQNDHKLRERALISQACATMHLPVNIGDYTDFFSSVYHATNAGLMFADPNNPLTPNWKHLPVAYHGRASTVVISGTPIHRPHGQMIPPDATDPVFGPSQLMDFELEMAFFVGGSNKLGEPIKIEKAEDHIFGFVLMNDWSARDIQKWEYRPLGPFLAKNLGTTISPWVVTTFALEPFKTDNFPQDPQPLPYLRHSDKCNYDINLQVDITPKDGNVSTTICRSNFKYLYWTPKQQIAHHTITGCKMNPGDLLGSGTISGKTPDSFGSLVELSWKGTKPLSLRDGSQRTFLQDGDTVTMTAVCKGDTYNIGFGSCVGTLLPPKKL; this is encoded by the exons ATGAAGTCTTTTTTGAAATACTCAAAATCTTGTGATTTCCCTATAGAAAACCTCCCGTATGGAGTGTTCTCAACACCGGAAAAG acTAATCCTAGAATAGGCGTCGCCATTGCGGATTCCATTCTTGACTTAAGTGAAGTGTCTCATCTATTCACTGGACCAGAATTAAAAAGTAATCAACACGTTTTCAAAGCA cCAACTTTGAACCTTTTAATGGGATTATCCCCTAAAGCTTGGAAAGAAGCTAGAGAAACTATACAAAGCATTTTATctgagaataataaaattttacaaaatgatcATAAACTAAGAGAAAG aGCACTTATATCTCAGGCTTGTGCAACGATGCATCTTCCTGTGAATATTGGAGACTACACTGACTTTTTCTCCTCAGTTTACCACGCTACCAATGCGGGGCTTATGTTTGCTGACCCTAATAACCCCTTGACACCGAACTG gAAACATCTTCCAGTTGCCTATCATGGTAGGGCAAGCACCGTAGTCATATCCGGTACGCCCATTCATAGACCTCATGGTCAAATGATACCACCAGACG caACTGATCCTGTATTTGGTCCAAGTCAACTGATGGATTTCGAATTGGAAATGGCGTTTTTCGTTGGTGGTTCCAATAAACTAGGAGAACCCATCAAAATCGAAAAGGCTGAAGATCATATCTTCGGTTTCGTTCTAATGAACGACTGGAGCG CAAGAGATATACAGAAATGGGAATATAGACCATTGGGACCTTTCTTGGCTAAAAATTTAGGTACCACGATATCTCCTTGGGTTGTTACGACGTTTGCTTTGGAACCTTTCAAAACCGATAATTTTCCACAAGATCCACAACCTTTACCATACCTGAGGCACTCTGATAAGTGTAATTACGACATAAATCTACAAGTTGACATAACAC ctAAAGATGGTAATGTTTCTACCACGATTTGTCGttcgaattttaaatatttatattggaCTCCCAAACAGCAGATCGCTCATCACACCATAACTGGTTGTAAAATGAATCCTGGGGATTTGTTGGGAAGTGGCACTATAAGCGGAAAG ACACCTGATTCCTTCGGATCTTTGGTGGAATTATCATGGAAAGGAACGAAGCCTCTTTCTCTACGAGACGGATCTCAAAGGACGTTTCTTCAAGATGGCGACACTGTCACAATGACAGCCGTTTGTAAAGGAGATACCTACAATATCGGTTTTGGTTCTTGCGTAGGGACTTTACTTCCGcccaaaaaattgtaa
- the LOC130450738 gene encoding fumarylacetoacetase-like produces MKCFLKYSKFCDFPIENLPYGVFTSPGKPIPRIGVAIADYILDLNEVSHLFNGPELKNYQHVFKEQTLNRLMGLTPKAWKEARETIQSILSAANPILKNDETLCSKAFTSQSEATMHLPAHIGDYTDFYSSIHHATNVGIMFRSKENALMPNWKHLPVAYHGRASSIVISGTPIRRPNGQTLVADGTDPVFGPSKLMDFELEMAFFVGGANKLGEPIKIEKAEDHIFGFVLMNDWSARDIQKWEYVPLGPFLAKNLGTTISPWVVTTFALEPFKTDNFPQDPQPLPYLRHSDKCNYDINLQVDITPKDGNVSTTICRSNFKYLYWTPKQQLAHHTITGCKMNPGDLLGSGTISGETSDSFGSMLELAWKGTKPLTLLDGSQRKFLQDGDTITMKAVCEGDEYNIGFGTCVGTLLPSIKL; encoded by the exons ATGaagtgttttttaaaatattcgaaGTTTTGTGATTTTCCCATAGAAAATCTACCGTACGGAGTTTTTACGTCTCCAGGAAAG CCTATTCCTAGGATAGGAGTTGCCATAGCCGATTATATACTAGATTTAAACGAAGTCTCCCATCTATTCAATGGACCAgaactgaaaaattatcaacatgTGTTTAAAGAA cAAACTCTGAACCGTTTAATGGGGTTAACACCGAAGGCTTGGAAAGAAGCCAGAGAAACTATACAAAGCATTTTATCTGCAGCTaatccaattttgaaaaatgacgaAACTTTATGTAGTAA agcTTTCACGTCTCAATCTGAAGCGACGATGCATTTGCCTGCACATATCGGCGATTATACTGATTTCTACTCATCCATACACCATGCTACGAACGTTGGAATTATGTTTAGGAGCAAAGAAAATGCTTTGATGCCGAATTG GAAACATCTTCCAGTGGCTTACCATGGCAGAGCAAGTTCCATTGTAATTTCTGGTACCCCTATTCGAAGACCAAATGGACAAACATTAGTAGCTGATG GAACTGATCCTGTATTTGGTCCAAGTAAACTAATGGATTTCGAATTGGAAATGGCGTTTTTCGTTGGAGGTGCCAATAAACTTGGAGAACCCATCAAAATCGAGAAGGCTGAAGATCATATCTTCGGTTTCGTTCTAATGAATGACTGGAGCG caAGAGATATACAGAAGTGGGAATACGTTCCTTTAGGCCCTTTCTTGGCTAAAAATTTAGGTACCACGATATCTCCTTGGGTTGTTACGACGTTTGCTTTGGAACCTTTCAAAACCGATAATTTCCCACAAGATCCACAACCTTTACCATACCTGAGGCACTCTGATAAGTGTAATTACGACATAAATCTACAAGTTGACATAACAC ctAAAGATGGTAATGTTTCTACCACGATTTGTCGttcgaattttaaatatttatattggaCTCCCAAACAACAGCTTGCTCATCATACCATAACTGGTTGTAAAATGAATCCTGGGGATTTGTTGGGAAGTGGCACTATAAGTGGAGAA ACTTCAGATTCTTTCGGGTCTATGCTGGAATTGGCATGGAAGGGAACGAAACCACTCACTCTGTTAGATGGTTCTCAAAGAAAATTCCTCCAGGACGGGGATACAATTACCATGAAAGCCGTTTGTGAAGGAGATGAATATAATATTGGATTTGGTACTTGTGTAGGAACTTTATTGCCAtctataaaattgtaa
- the LOC130451106 gene encoding fas apoptotic inhibitory molecule 1 isoform X2 yields MEAKNASLEKSESQERNNLVAYWSVPLLDGVHTVEFEHGTKSGKRVLRVDGVEIFRRDWMFKLVGDEEFYLGKQEAKCLLKVDPIPNFAFSYSLLVDGKPLEKFTEKQSQAIRSWAVITEGKRYRIVFGIIEFLIQDVPNIKKNEEYKIFSAFYSLKANAEYIRQWRIGRSRMQFHL; encoded by the exons ATGGAGGCCAAAAATGCTTCACTAGAAAAATCAGAATCACAAGAGAGGAATAATTTGGTAGCTTATTGGAGTGTTCCATTATTAGATGGTGTTCATACGGTCGAATTCGAACATGGAACAAAAAGCGGGAAAAGAGTCTTAAGAGTTGATGGAGTC gAAATTTTCAGGAGAGATTGGATGTTTAAGCTAGTAGGAGAcgaagaattttatttagggAAACAAGAAGCGAAATGTCTTTTGAAAGTCGACCCGATACCAAATTTTGCATTTTCTTATAGTCTTTTAGTAGACGGAAAACCTCTAGAAAAGTTCACAGAAAAACAATCTCAAGCTATAAGAAGTTGGGCTGTTATAACCGAAGGAAAGCGATACAGGATCGTCTTCGGTATTATCGAATTtcttatacaggatgtccctaatataaaaaaaaacgaagaatacaaaattttttctgcGTTTTATAGTTT AAAAGCAAACGCTGAATATATACGTCAATGGCGAATTGGTCGAAGCAGAATGCAATTTCACCTGTAA
- the LOC130451106 gene encoding fas apoptotic inhibitory molecule 1 isoform X1 — protein sequence MEAKNASLEKSESQERNNLVAYWSVPLLDGVHTVEFEHGTKSGKRVLRVDGVEIFRRDWMFKLVGDEEFYLGKQEAKCLLKVDPIPNFAFSYSLLVDGKPLEKFTEKQSQAIRSWAVITEGKRYRIVFEKQTLNIYVNGELVEAECNFTCNGTEMSFLMGTTLAVIRAETTQKKQGVVHQLFVDGKCVEEDIIF from the exons ATGGAGGCCAAAAATGCTTCACTAGAAAAATCAGAATCACAAGAGAGGAATAATTTGGTAGCTTATTGGAGTGTTCCATTATTAGATGGTGTTCATACGGTCGAATTCGAACATGGAACAAAAAGCGGGAAAAGAGTCTTAAGAGTTGATGGAGTC gAAATTTTCAGGAGAGATTGGATGTTTAAGCTAGTAGGAGAcgaagaattttatttagggAAACAAGAAGCGAAATGTCTTTTGAAAGTCGACCCGATACCAAATTTTGCATTTTCTTATAGTCTTTTAGTAGACGGAAAACCTCTAGAAAAGTTCACAGAAAAACAATCTCAAGCTATAAGAAGTTGGGCTGTTATAACCGAAGGAAAGCGATACAGGATCGTCTTCG AAAAGCAAACGCTGAATATATACGTCAATGGCGAATTGGTCGAAGCAGAATGCAATTTCACCTGTAACGGCACGGAGATGAGCTTCCTAATGGGCACTACTCTTGCTGTAATACGAGCCGAAACAACTCAAAAAAAACAAGGTGTCGTTCATCAACTGTTCGTCGATGGTAAATGCGTAGAagaagatataattttttaa